In Bermanella sp. WJH001, the genomic stretch TAAAGGTGCGTTTAAGACCCCTCTGGGTACAAATCATAAATTCCTTGGCTGGTCTGATACCTACCTTACAGGTAATGGTAACAACGGTATTCAGGATCTATATGCCAACCTAGTCACCAATATTTCTGGCGTAAAATTGGTTGGTCAACTACACAATTTTAGTGCAGATAAAGGTAGCGCTGATTATGGAACGGAACTGGGTTTCTTAGCCGACAAAAATATCAACAACTATGGTCTAAGTTTAAAAGTCAGCCAATTTAACGCCACTAACGAGTCCGGCCAAGTGGATGTAACAAAAGTTTGGTTAACGGGTATGGCTAAGTTTTAGCCCCTCGAAACAAAGCCAGCAGTCATAACACACTGGCCCTATACGGTGTGTTATACCCAAACCCTTGCCCAGTTTGACTGGGCCTTTTTTTGACTTTAAATCACCATCTACCTACAAATAAGTAGGCACTCTACCCCTTGACTTGTATTCAGTTCGCACAGCCCTTCCCATACACTGGTATCAATATTTAAGCACCGAGCTTGTGGTTCTAAGTCTGCCTTAAGATACGATCTACAAGCCGATGGGTGGTAAGGGAAACCTGGCCGCCTCCCGAATTGGAAAGGTGTCAGTGATTATGACTGCTCATGTACCTGTAAACACCATATTTGCACGCCTAAAAGATGAAACTCAATGGCCTGCCATGTCTGCTCTGATGGATCGACATCACAGATCATTCACCTATTTACGCCTATCGGTTACCGATGTGTGTAACTTTAGTTGCAATTATTGTTTACCTAACGGTTATCAATGTGACGAGCCCAAAAAACCACTCTCAATATCTGAGATTCATACACTTGTTAGCTTGATGGCTAAAAAAGGTATAAAAAAAGTGCGTATCACAGGTGGCGAGCCCAGTGTGCGTAAAGATATCGCTGCCATTATCAGAACCATTAAATCAATCGACGGCATTGAAAAAGTGGCCATCACGACCAACGGCTACAAATTACCAAAACATATAAAAGAATGGATAGACGCGGGATTAGATGCCATCAATATCAGTATTGATAGCCTAGACGCTGAAAAATTCAAACACATCACCGGCCATGATCGACTCAATGAAGTTATGCAAGGTTTAGAAATGGCCTTAGCATATGGAATGAAACACGTAAAAGTTAATGCGGTGCTATTGAAAGAATTCAACTTGCAAGATTTTGATCGCTTTTTAAATTGGATTAAAACCACCCCAATTTCATTACGATTTATTGAGTTAATGGAAACCGGTGATAATCAAGAATATTTCAACCGCAATCATGTTAGTGCGACGTTTATAGAACAAAAATTAGCGGATGAATGTTGGCAACTGAAACCCAAGTCCGCACACAGCGGCCCCGCTAAAGAATATTCTCACCCAGCATATAAAGGCTCTATCGGTTTAATTATGCCCTACAGCCAAGATTTCTGTAAAAGCTGTAATCGATTACGTGTTAGCTCTGTGGGCAAATTACATCTTTGTTTATTTGGTGAAGAAGGTCACGATTTACGCCCATTCCTACTCACCTCATCACCCACAGAACTAAGTGAACAACTTGACGGTTTAATGGGCATCAAAAAAGTCAGTCATTACTTAGACCAACATAAAACAGGATCCACTCGCCATCTGGCCATGTTAGGAGGTTAACATGCATATGATTGACGGCATCTTATTAGCTGGCGGGCGCTCTAGCAGAATGGGGCAAGATAAAGCACTTTTGCGCCGAGATCATCGGAATATGTTTTTTTATATTCTAGATACTTTAGAGCCATTACCACTTGAAACGATTTATATCAGTCGTAACCACGATCAAATTCGCTATTTAACACGCCATCCAATGGTGAGTGATTTACATCAAAAACTAGGGCCAATAGGGGGCATTTATTCCGTTATGCTAAGAAGCCAGAGTGATGGCTTTTTAATTGTACCTGTCGATTTACCCCTGATTGAAACCCCTGATCTCAATCGATTATTCAAAAAAGGGTGTGAATTAAATAAGCCTGTTCACTTTGAAGATCACTTTTTACCATTGTATCTACCTAATACATATGAGATTCAACGTTATATTGAAAGTGTGATTAACGGTGAGATTCAAACTCGATCAATAAAAGGCTTATGCCGTCAATTTAACGCAATGACATTAAAGCCGAGTGATGAAAATCGTCTGAGCAATACCAATACCCCCGATCAATGGCGTGAAGCTGAATACGCAATTTCAATTATTTAATAATTTATAGTAGGAAAATTTTATGGGCCACAATACAACAGATAACTTTGTACCGTTAAATTTAGCGGTATTAACTGTTTCAGATACACGCAATGAGCAAACGGATACCAGTGGTCAGCTATTGGTCGATTCTTTAGCCGAACAAGGGCATGTACTGGCAGATAAACGAATTGTAATTGATGACATTTATAAAATTCGTGCGGTTGTAAGCGAATGGATAGCCCACGATGCTATTCAGGGCATTTTAATTACCGGTGGTACTGGCTTTACATCAAGAGATAGCACGCCAGAAGCGGTTTCACCTTTATTTGACAAACATGTTGAAGGGTTTGGTGAGCTATTTAGACAAATTAGTTTCCAACAAATAGGTACCAGTACCATACAAAGCCGTGCCATTGCTGGGCTGGCAAATGGCGTCATCGTTTTTTGTATGCCTGGCTCTACAAATGCTTGTCGTACGGCCTGGAATGATATTATTCAAGCTCAACTCGATAGCCGTCAAGGTCCATGTAACTTTGTGGCTCAATTGAAAAAAACAACAATCGAAAACTGTAAATCGAGAAACTAACATGTCATTTACTCACATCAATGCCAATGGCGAAGCCAACATGGTCGATGTTAGCAATAAACCCGTCACCACTCGTGAAGCACGGGCAGAAGCATTTGTTTATATGCAGCCAGAAACCCTTGAGAAAATCCTAAGTGGCAACCACCACAAAGGTGATGTGTTTTCTGTTGCGCGAATTGCAGGTATTCAAGCCGCTAAAACAACAAGCCAATTAATCCCTCTATGCCATCCATTAATGCTTAGTAAGGTATCGGTGGAGTTTGAACCGATACCCGCTGAAAACAAAATAAGAATCGAAGCATTATGTCGCCTATCGGGTCAAACAGGCGTAGAGATGGAGGCATTAACCGCTGCTAGTGTCGCCGCCCTTACATTATTTGATATGTGTAAAGCCGTTGATAAAACCATGTCAATTGAAGCCATACGTGTCTTGGAAAAAGTAGGTGGTCAATCAGGACACTTCCAATATCAAACAACACAAGAGCAAAAACATGATTAAAGTTTTATTTTTTGCACAGCTACGTGAACTATTAAAAACCAATGAAATCATTCTCGATAAAATACAGGCTTGCTCCATTGAAGAGTTAAAGAAGTCGATCATCAGCACCCACCCCCAATGGGCCGTTCATCTGACGAATCATGCAATCATGACTTCGGTGAATCAAACACTTGTATCCAGTGATCATATTGTAAAAGAAAATGATGAAGTGGCGTTCTTCCCTCCGGTTACCGGCGGTTAACATGACACATTACGATCATGTTGACGTACAAGAAAGCGATTTTAGTATTCAAAATGAATACGAAATGTTACGTGAAAACAACCAACAAGACGGTGCCATTGTCTTTTTTACCGGATTGGTTCGAGACTTCAATCAGGGCAGCAATGTAACTGGCTTATATTTAGAGCACTACCCTGCCATGACACAAAAAGCATTAAAAACTATTGTTAGTCAGGCAAGGTCACGCTGGCCCATTTCTCGAGTACGTTTAGTTCATCGCGTTGGGCAATTGAACTTATCTGATCAAATTGTATTTGTGGGCATCAGTAGCCCCCATCGAGAAAGCGCTTTTGAGGCGTGTATGTTCATAATGGATTACTTAAAAAATCAAGCACCATTTTGGAAAAAAGAAAATACAGTGACAGGACAAACTTGGGTAAGCGCTGCAGAAAAAGACAAACTAGCTATGAATAAATGGCAATAAATCTTGAGTATTCAATCTTAGTGGCACCTAATTTTAATAGGTCACCACTAAGCTTTCTCTTGTGTTATTTACGGGGTTACTCCAATAATGCATCAAACGGCTCAATCATAACCGTTTCTCCGGAATCTACATTGCCACTGTCTTGAGGCAAAACGATATAACAATTCGCCTGACTCATGGATGTTAAGATACCAGAACCTTGGGCACCGGTTGCTTGTACCTCAAGATTACCATTTTCATTCACGCTAAAATAACCACGTTGAAAATCCATACGCCCAGGGCGTTTATGCAATTTT encodes the following:
- the moaD gene encoding molybdopterin converting factor subunit 1; protein product: MIKVLFFAQLRELLKTNEIILDKIQACSIEELKKSIISTHPQWAVHLTNHAIMTSVNQTLVSSDHIVKENDEVAFFPPVTGG
- the moaB gene encoding molybdenum cofactor biosynthesis protein B, producing MGHNTTDNFVPLNLAVLTVSDTRNEQTDTSGQLLVDSLAEQGHVLADKRIVIDDIYKIRAVVSEWIAHDAIQGILITGGTGFTSRDSTPEAVSPLFDKHVEGFGELFRQISFQQIGTSTIQSRAIAGLANGVIVFCMPGSTNACRTAWNDIIQAQLDSRQGPCNFVAQLKKTTIENCKSRN
- the moaE gene encoding molybdopterin synthase catalytic subunit MoaE; this translates as MTHYDHVDVQESDFSIQNEYEMLRENNQQDGAIVFFTGLVRDFNQGSNVTGLYLEHYPAMTQKALKTIVSQARSRWPISRVRLVHRVGQLNLSDQIVFVGISSPHRESAFEACMFIMDYLKNQAPFWKKENTVTGQTWVSAAEKDKLAMNKWQ
- the moaA gene encoding GTP 3',8-cyclase MoaA, yielding MTAHVPVNTIFARLKDETQWPAMSALMDRHHRSFTYLRLSVTDVCNFSCNYCLPNGYQCDEPKKPLSISEIHTLVSLMAKKGIKKVRITGGEPSVRKDIAAIIRTIKSIDGIEKVAITTNGYKLPKHIKEWIDAGLDAINISIDSLDAEKFKHITGHDRLNEVMQGLEMALAYGMKHVKVNAVLLKEFNLQDFDRFLNWIKTTPISLRFIELMETGDNQEYFNRNHVSATFIEQKLADECWQLKPKSAHSGPAKEYSHPAYKGSIGLIMPYSQDFCKSCNRLRVSSVGKLHLCLFGEEGHDLRPFLLTSSPTELSEQLDGLMGIKKVSHYLDQHKTGSTRHLAMLGG
- a CDS encoding molybdenum cofactor guanylyltransferase; this encodes MHMIDGILLAGGRSSRMGQDKALLRRDHRNMFFYILDTLEPLPLETIYISRNHDQIRYLTRHPMVSDLHQKLGPIGGIYSVMLRSQSDGFLIVPVDLPLIETPDLNRLFKKGCELNKPVHFEDHFLPLYLPNTYEIQRYIESVINGEIQTRSIKGLCRQFNAMTLKPSDENRLSNTNTPDQWREAEYAISII
- the moaC gene encoding cyclic pyranopterin monophosphate synthase MoaC, translated to MSFTHINANGEANMVDVSNKPVTTREARAEAFVYMQPETLEKILSGNHHKGDVFSVARIAGIQAAKTTSQLIPLCHPLMLSKVSVEFEPIPAENKIRIEALCRLSGQTGVEMEALTAASVAALTLFDMCKAVDKTMSIEAIRVLEKVGGQSGHFQYQTTQEQKHD